A DNA window from Hordeum vulgare subsp. vulgare chromosome 1H, MorexV3_pseudomolecules_assembly, whole genome shotgun sequence contains the following coding sequences:
- the LOC123406311 gene encoding trihelix transcription factor GT-3b-like: MWAEGMHARPSRREGKGREGKRGTRFMLLQRGLAAQRIQILNSKAVGKQAVSALKQIDDFLFLSLSISTPLDFPFLSLSLSLVFPTLLRFPVHRHRRHHRPGQAMDPFHHLNTAFSNPYHPLLPSSPPHHHYPPPPPLQPPPAADPPERERLPQWSHAETAAFLAIRADLDHSFLSTKRNKALWEAVSARLTAHGGGFARTPDQCKSKWKNLVTRFKGTASDTHAEGGDPHVGAAARGGFPFHDEMRRIFDARVERARALEAKKAKGKDAAARRDPDDDGGGGEGDEGEDEDEEAEVFGDEEEGRADAEARGAGKKRRRKAAAAARTAAAAGGGGIEIGEVEAVLREFMRRQMEMEERWMEAAEARDAERRAREEEWRAAMVALGEERLALVRRWREREDAWRARAEEREERRHQLVAALLAKLGGDTSS; encoded by the coding sequence ATGTGGGCGGAGGGCATGCATGCCCGCCCTTCCAGAAgagaagggaagggaagggaagggaagagGGGGACGCGGTTTATGCTGCTGCAGCGTGGGCTGGCGGCGCAGAGGATCCAGATCTTGAATTCGAAAGCAGTGGGAAAGCAAGCCGTTTCCGCGTTGAAACAGATTGATGAtttcctcttcctctctctctctatctcgacCCCTCTTGACTTTccattcctctctctctctctctctctcgtcttccCCACTTTGCTCCGCTTTCCcgtccaccgccaccgccgccaccaccggccAGGCCAGGCCATGGATCCCTTCCACCACCTCAACACCGCCTTCTCCAACCCCTACCACccgctcctcccctcctcccctccccaccACCACTACCCTCCGCCGCCCCCGCTCCAGCCTCCGCCCGCCGCCGACCCGCCCGAGCGGGAGCGCCTGCCGCAGTGGTCGCACGCCGAGACGGCCGCCTTCCTCGCCATCCGCGCCGACCTCGACCACTCCTTCCTCTCCACCAAGCGCAACAAGGCGCTCTGGGAGGCCGTCTCCGCGCGCCTCACCGCGCACGGCGGCGGCTTCGCGCGCACCCCCGACCAGTGCAAGTCCAAGTGGAAGAACCTCGTCACCAGGTTCAAGGGCACCGCCAGCGACACACACGCGGAGGGCGGAGACCCTCACGTAGGCGCTGCGGCGAGGGGCGGCTTCCCGTTCCACGACGAGATGAGGAGGATCTTCGACGCCAGGGTCGAGAGGGCGCGCGCATTGGAGGCCAAGAAGGCCAAGGGCAAGGACGCCGCCGCGCGGCGCGATccggacgacgacggcggcggcggcgagggggacgagggcgaggacgaggacgaggaggcggAGGTGTTTGGAGACGAGGAGGAGGGCAGGGCCGACGCGGAGGCGCGGGGCGCGGGGAAGAAGCGGAGGaggaaggcggcggcggcggcgaggacggcGGCCGCGGCGGGAGGGGGAGGGATCGAGATTGGCGAGGTGGAGGCGGTGCTGCGGGAGTTCATGCGGCGGCAGATGGAGATGGAGGAGCGGTGGATGGAGGCCGCGGAGGCGCGCGACGCCGAGCGCCGGGCGCGCGAGGAGGAGTGGCGCGCCGCCATGGTCGCGCTCGGCGAGGAGCGGCTCGCGCTCGTGCGCCGCTGGCGGGAGCGCGAGGACGCCTGGAGGGCGCGCGCCGAGGAGCGTGAGGAGCGCCGGCACCAGCTCGTCGCCGCCCTGCTTGCCAAGCTCGGCGGCGACACCTCGTCCTAG
- the LOC123406299 gene encoding uncharacterized protein LOC123406299 → MEAATLTIGSRCLASAAANGAHRGAAAATAQRPGAKLPRRARRLRALPPELSEILAPKLVPGSPADTGDVSSLIPISAVMLLFYFVSNWVFPAVVMRGMQPNAEDEAAAAEAESMASSSQPQRGDAVDGKIRRKVRRKKSRKAATEA, encoded by the exons ATGGAGGCGGCTACTCTGACGATAGGCTCCCGGTGCCTGGCCTCCGCCGCCGCTAATGGCGCCCACCGTGGTGCAGCGGCCGCAACGGCGCAGCGTCCCGGAGCAAAGCTTCCCCGGCGGGCGCGGCGGCTCCGCGCGCTGCCGCCGGAGCTGAGCGAGATCCTCGCGCCCAAGCTGGTGCCCGGCTCGCCGGCCGACACCGGCGACGTCTCCTCGCTCATCCCGATCAG TGCCGTCATGCTGCTCTTCTACTTCGTGTCCAACTGGGTGTTCCCGGCGGTGGTCATGCGGGGGATGCAGCCCAACGCCGAGGACGAAGCTGCCGCTGCGGAAGCAGAATCCATGGCGTCGTCGTCGCAGCCGCAGCGAGGGGATGCCGTCGACGGTAAGATCCGGCGAAAGgtcaggaggaagaagagcagaaaAGCCGCCACGGAAGCGTAA